ttgaaaaattaataataggGTTAATAATATAGCAGAAAATTGAAGGTGaccagcaagaaaaaaaaactccaacaaTGATTGCCAGAGTTTTTGCCGCCTTTGTTTCTCTCTTCCTTGAGTCTTCATTTCTGTGTTCACTTGTTTGTCGTAAAGATTTGGCCTGCTTTGATGCTACCATGTAAATCTTCACATAGATTCCAATCATAATAGATCCAGGAATATAAAAGGAAATTACTGAGGAAATAGTACTTGAGACTTCATTCAGAATACCAGTGCAACTTCCTACACAATACTTGTAATTGTTTCCATCAAGTATACTCTCTTTAGACTTTATATTGAGATCTATGAAAATCATCCCAAATCCATAAACAGCTGCTAGAGACCAGCAAATGAAAATCATCTTTTTTATAAGAGTTACTGTAAATTTGGACTTATAATTAAAAGGATGGCAAATTGCATAATAGCGATCAATAGAAATgaagaaaagatgcaaaatagaAGTTATGCAAAGCAAGAGGTCTATAGTGCTATGCAATATACAGAACATATCCCCAAAATACCAACATTTTTCAACAGTTCTGATCGCACTTGGTGGCATTACAAGTCCACCCAGAAGAAAGTCAGCAACTGCTAAAGAAAGCGTTAGAAAGTTTGTTGGTGTATGAAGCTGCTTGAAATGAGCGATAGCAATGATGACCAAACTGTTCCCAGACACAGTGAAGAGAATTACTGTGCATAATGCTAAATATATAGGAATACGCAAGCTTAATGAGTAGGTTTGTCTGAGACATGAGTTTTGTGTTGATCTGAAACATAAATGGCTATTATTTAAACCTGCACTTTGATTCATATTGATGAGTCACATTCAGGAATGTAATGCACTTGATTTGCTCCTtgctgggaaaaaataaaatgtcataccATAGCATCAGTATTTCAAATAGGACAACAGATTACAATGAAAACCTAACCttgcacatttttatattaagGTTTTTAAGATATAACTAATAACACATGTTAAATACTAGTAAACTATATATGTTTGCTTTAAAAATACATGACTTAGTATTTAGAATACAGTTCCCACACAATAGCATATAGACTTTCTGCACACACTTACCAAGGTATCCTAAGTTTGGATGTGATGTGATTTTAGTCACATTACTTGTTAGCTTTATATATTCTGTAACCATCCAATTAAACACCTCTGCGACTTTTATTATTTCAGGCCAAGAAATCTCATTGCCTATGGAATATTcccataataatttattttccctgaagtcacacacacacacaattctaaTGAATGATTGCAGtggaaaacatttcaaaacaacttATCTAAAAAATTTGAAGGTTTTTCATTTCTTAGCTAAATTGTAACCAATGACACTTAGTAGAATAGTAAGCACAGCACAATCACAGCCACATTTTCAATGTATATTGTGAtgcatgagtcactgtcttgcacccgaaaGAAGATGCTGAGTCcagcttcaagaaaaccaactttattccaatccAAACAAGAACAGTTATGGTCTTCATTCAGATGGGAGCTACCAGTttattacacacagacacagcaggtTAGTGGTCAGGTTAGACATTTCCCTGATTCAACCATCAGCCGGCACGTTACGTAGCGAGGCTGGAAGCCTGCGGATGCCTCAGTGACAGACAAGCAAACCCTGCCGCATTGACAGAGATTTGGTGCACCGCGCAGCTGGGGGAGTTTCAAGGTCTCAAaaccctcacaatatatatacagtatttatagtgaaTTCTATAGTCATTCCTACACTCAGATCACTGCACAAATGACAAAGCACTACTAAACatcagtatttattaaaaaataaagcaaacaaaggaGGGAAAATACAAGAACTAGGTACAAAATCACAAGATAAACAAACACCTGCTGCTTTTCTAGGCCTGTCGTAAAAAACATTTGCACCCCAGTTCACAGGCTTACATAAATGTACTGAAACAATCCTTTTTTCTCTCACTTCATATAcccctctctctttcactcttttCATGTCTCTCTTCTTTCCATCAGACTCTGCCCcagaaaaagtattttacaaTAAATTGTCTATACTTGAGACAAAAGGCTCCTGGACAGAGAAggagtggatccagttgtcattatcCACAATGAATCAAATGAAACCGGTAAGGACAGACTGCCAGTTCtgcacaaaacattaaaaagcagAAGTAGAACAGAAGTGAGTAGATGAACTTCTCAGGGATTATTTTGCTACTGGTAAAATTCAGGAGATTTAAAGGTTGCGGCATTGCTCAAATGTTGGTGTGCAATAGAAAGACCTAGATTTGTGGGAGTTTG
The sequence above is drawn from the Erpetoichthys calabaricus chromosome 3, fErpCal1.3, whole genome shotgun sequence genome and encodes:
- the LOC114649505 gene encoding trace amine-associated receptor 1-like, which encodes MNQSAGLNNSHLCFRSTQNSCLRQTYSLSLRIPIYLALCTVILFTVSGNSLVIIAIAHFKQLHTPTNFLTLSLAVADFLLGGLVMPPSAIRTVEKCWYFGDMFCILHSTIDLLLCITSILHLFFISIDRYYAICHPFNYKSKFTVTLIKKMIFICWSLAAVYGFGMIFIDLNIKSKESILDGNNYKYCVGSCTGILNEVSSTISSVISFYIPGSIMIGIYVKIYMVASKQAKSLRQTSEHRNEDSRKRETKAAKTLAIIVGVFFSCWSPSIFCYIINPIINFSIPSLLLEFVFWFSYTNSAFNPFIYAFFYKWFRKALKLIILGKIYECNSCSVQLYSE